From one Lysinibacillus sp. G4S2 genomic stretch:
- a CDS encoding TrkA family potassium uptake protein, producing the protein MTIKQYAVIGLGRFGTSIARKLHEAGQEVLGIDINEERVEDAELYVTHAVVADSTEEKALTALGIGNFDYVIVAIGNDMQSSILTVSLLKELGIKKVIAKALGKRHGQVLDKVGADWIIYPERDMGERVANQLLSPNMLNYIELSKEYSIEEIMIPSKMAGQNLRDLDLRAKYNVSVIAIVREGDIIISPSPEQIIEKEDLLVMIGHRKDLALFANIE; encoded by the coding sequence ATGACTATCAAACAATATGCTGTAATTGGCCTAGGTAGATTTGGAACAAGTATAGCTCGCAAATTACATGAGGCTGGGCAGGAAGTGTTAGGAATCGACATTAATGAGGAAAGAGTCGAAGATGCCGAACTATATGTTACACATGCAGTAGTCGCTGATTCGACAGAAGAAAAAGCTCTTACCGCTTTAGGAATAGGCAATTTCGATTATGTCATCGTGGCAATAGGCAATGATATGCAGTCGAGCATTTTAACCGTATCATTATTAAAAGAACTCGGAATCAAAAAAGTGATTGCAAAGGCTCTTGGAAAAAGACACGGGCAAGTTTTAGATAAAGTAGGAGCAGACTGGATTATCTATCCTGAACGAGATATGGGAGAGCGAGTTGCCAATCAGCTTCTCTCACCCAATATGCTAAACTATATTGAATTATCAAAAGAATACAGTATAGAAGAAATTATGATTCCTTCAAAGATGGCTGGACAAAATCTTCGAGATTTAGATCTTCGTGCGAAGTATAATGTAAGTGTCATTGCGATTGTTCGAGAAGGGGACATTATCATTTCTCCCTCCCCTGAGCAGATTATTGAAAAGGAAGATTTATTAGTAATGATTGGTCATCGGAAGGATCTTGCTTTATTTGCCAATATTGAATAA
- a CDS encoding NfeD family protein, giving the protein MRRRRILSYLLVIWMTFLLAFPLTTAFASSKVYHIPIHDEVERGLHAFLERTFKEAEENDAEAIILDIHTPGGFVNAAGDIARLMDATDIRTIAYINKDAHSAGAFLALHADEIYMVPNGTIGAAAITDSAGKAASVDLSKFRAGVGNLLTLSASEAKQVGYSEGTVSNFQDLLEKTHLMDSDIVSIEPTFSEKIARFITNPIIVPILLSIASLGLVMELFSPRFGVPGIVGLSALGLFFFGHMVAGFAGYETLLLFIVGLALVMAEFFVPGGIVGILGGLLILLSLILAGANMMQMIIAIFIALIVAIIGMVILMKFFGKKLHVLNKLILLDATTTEEGYVSNVNRTELLGKVGKTLTPLRPAGTMLFGSERIDVVSEGGYVDAEKHVEIIKVEGSRIVVRQTEIEMEE; this is encoded by the coding sequence ATGCGGAGGCGGAGAATCCTCAGCTATTTATTAGTTATTTGGATGACATTTTTGTTAGCGTTTCCATTAACAACTGCTTTTGCAAGTAGCAAGGTCTACCACATACCTATTCATGATGAAGTAGAACGAGGACTGCACGCATTTTTAGAACGAACTTTTAAAGAGGCGGAGGAAAACGATGCAGAGGCGATTATTTTAGACATTCATACGCCTGGCGGTTTCGTGAATGCAGCGGGTGATATTGCTAGGCTTATGGATGCAACGGATATACGTACGATTGCGTATATTAACAAAGACGCGCATTCTGCAGGTGCTTTTTTAGCCTTACATGCGGATGAAATCTATATGGTGCCAAATGGAACAATTGGGGCGGCTGCAATAACCGATTCTGCAGGGAAAGCAGCATCTGTGGATTTATCAAAATTTCGAGCAGGAGTAGGGAATTTATTAACTTTATCTGCTTCGGAGGCAAAACAAGTTGGTTATTCTGAGGGAACGGTTTCAAATTTCCAGGACCTTTTAGAAAAAACGCATTTAATGGATAGTGATATCGTTTCAATTGAGCCTACTTTTTCTGAAAAAATTGCTCGTTTTATTACGAATCCGATTATAGTTCCGATTTTATTGTCGATTGCGAGCTTAGGCCTTGTAATGGAGCTATTTTCTCCTAGGTTTGGTGTTCCGGGTATAGTGGGATTGTCAGCTTTGGGATTATTTTTCTTCGGTCATATGGTGGCGGGCTTTGCGGGGTATGAAACATTACTTTTATTCATAGTAGGCTTAGCGCTCGTCATGGCGGAATTTTTTGTCCCCGGAGGTATCGTTGGTATTTTAGGTGGTTTGCTAATATTACTAAGTCTAATACTGGCAGGTGCAAACATGATGCAAATGATTATAGCGATTTTCATTGCGCTAATTGTAGCGATAATAGGAATGGTGATCCTGATGAAATTTTTCGGTAAAAAATTGCATGTTTTAAACAAACTGATCTTGCTGGATGCGACAACGACGGAAGAAGGCTATGTCTCTAACGTAAATCGCACAGAGTTGCTTGGAAAAGTGGGTAAAACGCTTACGCCACTCCGTCCGGCAGGTACGATGCTATTTGGCAGTGAACGCATTGACGTAGTATCAGAAGGTGGCTATGTTGATGCAGAGAAACATGTAGAAATTATTAAAGTAGAGGGCTCACGAATTGTTGTGAGACAAACAGAAATAGAGATGGAGGAATAG
- a CDS encoding spore coat associated protein CotJA has product MFTQYKYWKPYISPFDPCPPIRVKSFSTPPQLYINFQPPGLPQYPTPREALKSGTLWPQLFSPYPNPQKGGMKHE; this is encoded by the coding sequence ATGTTTACGCAATATAAGTATTGGAAGCCTTATATTAGCCCATTCGATCCATGTCCGCCTATCAGGGTTAAAAGTTTTTCTACACCACCACAATTGTATATAAATTTTCAACCGCCTGGATTACCACAATATCCAACCCCAAGAGAAGCACTTAAATCTGGAACGCTTTGGCCCCAATTATTTAGCCCCTATCCAAATCCCCAAAAAGGAGGGATGAAGCATGAGTAA
- a CDS encoding TrkH family potassium uptake protein: MKTIKKKLNPPKILVLGFATIILIGTFLLTLPIATENGQGLSFLDALFTATSATCVTGLVVVDTGDTFSTFGELVILFLIQIGGLGFMTFATLVFLLLGKKISLKERLLLKEAFNNITMAGLVRLVRRILLFTAVIEFIGGLILSIRFSFDMPVGKAIYFGFFHSISNFNNAGFDLMGGFNGLTEYVDDPFIVLTICALITIGGLGFIVINELYEYRETKRLSVHSKIVLTTTLILTVGSTILIFLFEYGNSKTLGPLSEWGKVLGSLYQAVTPRTAGSNTLPIADLTQSTLFLIILLMFIGAGSGSTAGGIKITTFALLVATMWSQIRGKEDVVLFRRRIVNETILKALTVTMCGMMIVILVTFVLSITEQGHNFMMYLFEATSAFGTVGLSMGLTPELSPGGRLVIILTMFAGRLGPLTIAFAIAKRRKSEAFRHPKGNIMIG; the protein is encoded by the coding sequence ATGAAAACAATTAAAAAGAAATTAAATCCTCCTAAAATACTTGTGCTGGGTTTTGCAACTATTATCCTAATTGGAACATTTTTGTTAACTCTTCCTATTGCAACGGAGAATGGTCAGGGACTTTCATTTTTAGACGCCTTATTTACCGCTACTTCTGCAACGTGCGTAACAGGACTGGTTGTTGTAGATACTGGCGATACATTTTCTACATTTGGAGAATTAGTTATTTTATTTCTTATCCAAATTGGTGGATTAGGTTTTATGACGTTTGCAACATTAGTATTTTTACTATTAGGAAAAAAAATTTCCTTAAAAGAAAGACTTTTATTAAAAGAAGCCTTCAACAATATTACAATGGCTGGTCTTGTTAGACTGGTTAGAAGAATACTACTATTTACTGCAGTAATTGAATTTATAGGTGGTTTAATTTTATCTATCCGTTTTTCGTTCGATATGCCTGTAGGTAAAGCTATATATTTTGGCTTCTTTCATTCCATCTCGAATTTTAATAACGCTGGATTTGATTTAATGGGAGGCTTTAATGGGTTGACCGAATATGTAGACGACCCATTTATCGTTTTAACTATTTGCGCTCTTATTACAATCGGTGGCTTAGGGTTTATCGTCATAAATGAACTCTATGAATATCGGGAAACAAAACGCCTTTCTGTGCATTCAAAAATCGTATTAACTACAACGCTTATTTTAACAGTTGGATCGACGATTTTAATTTTCTTATTTGAATATGGAAATAGTAAAACCCTTGGACCTTTGTCTGAATGGGGCAAAGTTCTTGGTTCATTATACCAAGCTGTTACTCCAAGGACTGCAGGCTCTAATACCCTTCCTATAGCAGACTTAACACAATCTACATTATTTTTAATCATCCTGCTGATGTTCATTGGAGCAGGTTCTGGTTCCACTGCTGGGGGAATAAAAATAACAACCTTCGCACTTTTGGTTGCTACGATGTGGTCACAAATTAGAGGAAAAGAAGATGTTGTCCTCTTTAGACGTAGAATAGTTAACGAAACAATTTTAAAAGCTTTAACAGTGACAATGTGTGGAATGATGATTGTTATACTCGTCACGTTTGTCTTAAGTATTACCGAGCAAGGACATAACTTTATGATGTATTTATTTGAGGCCACCTCTGCTTTTGGTACAGTTGGACTATCGATGGGATTAACTCCAGAGCTATCACCTGGTGGTCGTCTAGTCATCATACTTACAATGTTTGCAGGTAGATTAGGTCCATTAACAATTGCTTTTGCCATAGCAAAACGACGGAAATCTGAAGCATTCCGTCATCCTAAAGGTAATATTATGATTGGGTAA
- a CDS encoding spore coat protein CotJB, with product MSKEMPPEFYTLLEEIQAIDFVIVELNLYLDTHPHDYAAIQQFNENTEKSMQLKVDFEQKFGPLMNFGRSYSNYPFNWIDTPWPWQV from the coding sequence ATGAGTAAGGAGATGCCGCCTGAATTTTATACGTTATTGGAAGAAATACAAGCAATAGATTTTGTAATAGTAGAATTAAATCTTTACTTAGATACTCACCCTCACGATTATGCTGCCATTCAGCAATTTAATGAAAATACTGAGAAAAGTATGCAACTTAAGGTTGATTTTGAGCAAAAATTTGGTCCACTTATGAATTTTGGGAGAAGTTATTCAAATTATCCTTTTAATTGGATTGATACACCTTGGCCATGGCAAGTCTAA
- a CDS encoding manganese catalase family protein has translation MWYYEKKLQYPVRVSTCNPTLAKYLIEQYGGADGELAAALRYMNQRYTIPDKVVGLLTDIATEEFSHLEMIATMVYKLTKDATPEMLKEAGLGEHYANHDRALFYQNAAGSPFTATYIQAKGDPIADLYEDIAAEEKARATYQWIIDLSDDTDLNDSLKFLREREIVHSLRFREAVEILKDDRDSKKVF, from the coding sequence TTGTGGTATTACGAAAAGAAGCTCCAGTATCCTGTCAGGGTGAGTACATGTAACCCTACGCTAGCTAAGTATTTAATTGAGCAGTATGGAGGGGCAGATGGAGAATTAGCCGCAGCACTTCGCTATATGAATCAACGCTATACGATCCCTGATAAAGTGGTGGGATTGTTAACTGATATAGCGACAGAGGAATTTTCCCACTTAGAAATGATTGCCACGATGGTTTATAAACTCACGAAGGATGCAACTCCAGAGATGTTAAAAGAAGCTGGTCTTGGAGAGCACTATGCCAATCATGACAGGGCATTATTTTATCAGAATGCGGCTGGATCACCGTTTACGGCAACATATATTCAGGCTAAAGGGGATCCGATTGCTGATCTGTATGAGGATATTGCAGCAGAAGAAAAAGCACGTGCGACATATCAGTGGATTATTGATTTATCAGATGACACTGATTTGAATGATAGCTTGAAATTTTTACGTGAACGAGAAATCGTCCATTCTCTACGTTTCAGAGAGGCTGTAGAGATTTTAAAAGATGATAGGGATAGCAAGAAGGTCTTTTAA
- the rpsU gene encoding 30S ribosomal protein S21 gives MSKTVVRKNESLEDALRRFKRTVSKSGTIQEVRKREFYEKPSVKRKKKSEAARKRKW, from the coding sequence ATGTCAAAAACTGTCGTTCGCAAAAACGAATCGCTTGAAGATGCTCTTCGCCGCTTCAAACGTACTGTATCAAAAAGTGGTACAATTCAAGAAGTTAGAAAGCGCGAGTTCTACGAAAAACCTAGCGTTAAACGTAAAAAGAAATCAGAAGCTGCACGTAAACGTAAGTGGTAA